The nucleotide sequence GCTGCACGATCGCGAAACCGGCAAGGCGATCCTGCTGCAGGGCCCGATCGAGGGCGATGCCTTGCTGTCGGCCATGGACATGCTCGCGGCCGGCGATCCCGCCGCCACACCCACATCGGAAATGCCTGCCGACGTCGTCGGCGACATGCCCAGGTAGCCCCGGTCTTCAAGGCTACGGCGCAGTCCGCTGCGCTGACCACAACCCCGTTCGCCTCGCATCCTGGCCGCGAACGATCACCGCTGCCGCGGTGATGGATGCACCTTGTTCGTTCCCCAGGAGGGCTTGCCCTCCCAGGGCGAGTGCCCTCCGATCTCACCGTCTGGAGGTTCGCCATGTCTTTCGCCGTCAATGACTCCTGCCTGGAGTCGCTTTCCGCCATCGCTGCCCAACACGAGGACTGGATCATCCAGCAAGCCATCGTGCTGCTGGAGAGACGGGTCTTCAAAGCTGGACCGTGCCTCAGCCAACCGGCCGCTGTACGGGACTACCTGCGTCTGAAACTGGTCGCTGAGCCCAATGAGATATTCGCCGCTGTGTTCCTGGACAGCCTGCACCAGGTGCTGGCCTACGAGCCGCTGTTCAGGGGCACGATCAACGCGACTTCGGTCTATCCGCGTGTCGTCGTGCAGCGTGTGCTGGAGTTGAATGCCGCCGCGGTGGTCTTCGCCCACCAGCATCCTTCGGGCGTCTCCGAGCCGTCCAGCGCGGATCGCATGCTGACCCAGCAACTGCAAGCCGCGCTGGCGCTCATCGATGTGCGGGTACTGGACCACATCATCGTCGGCCAGGGTGCCCCGTTCTCCTTTGCGGAATCCGGCCTGCTGTAGCAATGGCACCGGCTCCTTGATCCACGCGGAGGCTTCGGCCTCCGCTTTTCATTGGCGCAAGACAAGCAGGTATGCGGGCAGTCCGCGATGCGCATTGTTTGTTGGGGCCGCATGGCGTTCGGCGTTTGACTATGGCCCTTGACAACTCTTGGGGGCGCTCGACATGCCAGCATCTTCATCCAGGTTCGCATCGGGCTGGCGAACCCTTGGCCTGGCCGTTGCGCTGCCGGCTTCCCTGGCCGTGTTCAGCCCGGCCAGCTTCGCCGCCGATGTGGTGATCATCACCGACAGCCGTCACCCGGTCAGGACCATGGGTGGCGAGCAGCTGATCGAGCTGGATGAAGCGCCCCGGATCGAAGCGGAGCTTTCTGCGGCGCTGCCCGCCGATCCCGGACAGGCAACAGCCATCGTGAAGCGCCGGCTGAGCCAGGGGGGCGCTGACCTCCAGCGTCGCATCGCCACCGAATACCAGGGCGTTGCCGACGCATGGAGCCTGGGCATCACCACCATTCCGGCTGTCGTGGTGGATCAGCGCTACGTGGTCTATGGCGAGCCTGACGTGGCCCGCGCCATCGCGCGCATCGAACAGCACCGGAGGGCCGAACCGTGATCCGCTCATTCGACCTTCTGCGCCGCATGCGGGCTGCCGTCACCTCCGTGCTGCTGCTCAGCGCCACGGGCAGCTACGCCCTGAACACGGCGACCATCGTGGGTTCAGTGGCTTCGCCCGATTGCCTGGAGTACCGGGTGGTGGGTATCTGCTACTGGCTCTACTGCACCTGGACCGGCTGCACGGTGCGCACGTCCGTCAAGGTCAGGCACTACATCCCCGATGCGGTGGTTTCGTCCTACTCGAACACCGGCGAGAACCCCTGGGTCGAAGTGCGCGCCATGAGCACGCCCAACCCTTCGGCCCAGGCCGGCGGGGACGGCACCACCAATGAAGATCACGAAAACAATCTCGCGAAGTTCAAGAACGCGGACGTCATCGGCCACCCCGGCGTCGAGGTGTTCAACCAGTTCGTCTCGTCCTCGGGCTATTTCTGCGAGGGCGCAGGCACGGCCTTCATGCCGTACCTGCTCAGTACGCTGGACACGCCGGCCTGGCGCTACAACGTACCGGAGATGGTGTACCCGGAGGCATTGATCCCGGGCATGCGCGAGGTCGGCACGCGCTCGACCCTGAACCTCTGGGGCAACGTCTATCCGCGCGGCGGCTTCCTGCACCAGACGGACGACCACAAGGCCGGTGCCGTGGTGGCCCAACGGGCCGGCGATGTGGTCACGCGCCGCGGGCAGATCCACGTCTATCAGCCGCTGCTCGCCAACTCCCGCGATGGCTACTGGCCGGCCGGCGCGCTGATGGAGGGCGATGCCTCGACCGGCAAGTGGCAGGAACTCACGCCCGTCCTGTCCTCGTCCTGCACGGTCTTCCCGCGCAACGGCTTCCTGACACAGGCCCAACAAGGCGACTACGCCTGGGCGTTGTGGCGGCCCTATGCGTGCTGCGAACGCCGGGGCCAGGTGTTCCTCGGCAGCGTCGATTTCTATTGAGGGTACGGCGATGAAGCGTCCTGAACTGATGAACCCATCCGCCAAGGTTCGCCGCCCGCTGCGCCCCACGGCGCTAGCCGGCGCGCTCGCCCTGGTCTGTGGCCTCGCGTGGGCGCAGGCCGGCTTCCAGACCAGCGGCCCCGTCATCGGCGATGAGGTCATGTACTCGATCGGCGGTGGCAGTGCGGTGTCCATGGGCCGCGCCGCTGGCATGCGTTCGATCGGGGTCGGCCTGGGTTGGAACAGCAACCTCATCTGCGGCGACATGAGCATCCAGACCACGCTGCGCAATCAGCTCAATGGGATCACGAATGGGTTCCAGCAGATCATGAGCAACGTGATCCAGAGCGCGACCAGTGCCGTGGCATCGCTGCCGGCGCTGATCATCCAGCGTGCCGATCCGGGGCTGTACAACCTGCTGACCAATGGTGTGCTGCAGGCGAGGCTGGATTTCGACCGCTCCAAGCTGACGTGTCGCGCGATGGCCGAGAAGATGGCCGAGACGGCGGGCGGCCAGCTCGGATGGAGCCAGATGGCGGAAGGCATGGCGCTGCGCGATGCGGTGTCGAGCACGGATGCCGTATCGGCGATCGAGCAGGCCGAGACGCGCCGCGGCAACGACGGCGTGCCCTGGGTGGGCGGCAGCAATGCCGGCGGCGCGGGCCAGTCGGCCATCCGGGTGGTCGGTGACGTGACGCGGGCGGGCTACAACCTGGTCAACGGGCGCAGCGTGACTGACACGTCCTCCATCGCGCCCGCCAGTTGCGCGAGCCTGTCCTGCCAGACCTGGACGTCGCCGCAGCAGGCGACCGAATGGGCGACGCGGGTTCTCGGGGAACAGGTACAGCGCACGTGTGATTCCTGCACCAAGACCGAGACCGTGCCTGGCGTCGGGCTGACGCCGCTGATCCAGGAGGAGTACGAGACCAAGCTGGAGGCCTTGCAGGAACTGGTCTCTGGGACGCGCAACACGACGTTCGAGAACCTGCATGCAGCCGGCAGCACCTCGCTGCCCATTACACGCGGCGTCATCGAGGCGCTGCGCGACGAGCCAGACCAAGACCTGCTGGCGCGACGTCTCGCGTCCGAGGTCGCGTTGTCGTCCGTGCTGGAGAAGGCATTGCTGCTCCAGCGGACCCTGCTGACCGGCAAGAAGGAACCCAACGTGGCGGCCAACCAGTTGGCGGTCGAGGCCGTGAACCACGAGAGCGACACGCTCGATCAGGAGATCCGCAACCTCAAGACCGAACTTGAACTGCGGCGCGAACTGGCGAACAACTCGCCCATGGCCATCATCCAGCGCCACGGGACGCGCGCGGCCGGCTCGCGCGGCATCTACGAAGGCGACCCGGTGCCCGACCGCCTCGATCGGTTGCAGCGGGGCAACCCGGGAGGCACGCCATGAACGCGGCCTGGCTGCGCCCGCGCTGGCTTTTCAGCCGGCGCGCGGCAAAGGCGCTGCTCCTGGCGGTGGTCATCATCGCCGCGGCCGTGGGCGCCAATCTCGTCGGCATCTACCTCGTCGGCAGCGTTGCCGGCTGGGAGCGGTGGCTGGCTGCCAGCGCGGGCTACTTCCTGGTGTGGCGGCTGTGCCTGTACGGCGCGACGGTCTATGGCTGGGTCTGGATGCGCCGCCGGCTGCTGGCCCGCGAGGAAGACGCGCAAGCGCGGCGACGCCTGGTGCGCAGCGAGATCGCCGGCGTCGTCGCCATCGTGGCGCTGGAAGCCAGCCTGCTGATGCAGAGCTGAAGAGGGAGCCGCGCCATGACGCTTTTTACGACCGACTACCTGGAGTACTACCTGACGCTGGTGTCCTGGATCGTCAACAACGGCATCTGGGCGGTGCTGGTGTCGAGCGGAGTATTCGCGCTGCCGTTCGTCGCCATCATCGTGCAGGAGTGGTTGAAGGCCCGTGCGGAAGGTGCCGACGAAGGCAACAAGGGCGTGCTCTCGGCTGCGCGCATCGAGAACCGGGTCTTCGTCGCCATCGTGGTGGTGATGTTCGCTGGCATCCCGTTCATCGACGTGGACCTCAACACCATCCAGTACGACAGCTCGCGCTCGGCCCAGTGCCAGGTCAGCGTGCCGCAGCCCACGGATACCGGCTGGTCGCAGTCCTTCAGCACCATCAACAACCAGTCGGCGAAGGTGCCGGTCTGGTGGGCTTTCATGCACGCGCTCTCGCGCGCCGTCACGAGCGCCTCGGTGGCGGCGATCCCATGCGGCACGGACCTGCGGCAGATGCGCATGGAGATCGACGCGACCCGCATTGACGACCCGGTACTGGCTCAGGAAGTAGCGGATTTCTCGCGGGATTGCTATGGGCCTGCGCGGGCCAAATTGTTCATGCAGCGCCCTCAGCTTGATGAGCAGCAGATGCACGACGTGACCTGGATAGGGTCGAGGTTTTTCACGGACACGGGCGGCTACTACGACACCTACCGCTCAAGCACGCCGCGCGACGACTGGCCCTACGACAGCACCCGCGATGCGGGGCTTGCACAGGTGGGCAGCGGTGGCGGCTACCCGACCTGCAGGCAGTGGTGGGCCGATGGCGGCAATGGCCTGCGGGCACGCCTGCTGGGACAGGTGGACCCGAACCTGTTGAATCGCCTGGCAGGCTGGGCCGGGTTCCTGAGCAGGGCCGAGGTGGACGACTCGGTGATCCGCGCCATCGCGTCACCGCGGCAACAGAAATTGAACCAGGGTAGCGTCTATACGGACTATGGCGGCCAGATCGACAAGACCTTGCCGAACATCGTGACGCGGGCCACGGGAGACGTTGGGATGGCCGTCGGCGCGATTGCCGCGTTTCCCGCCATGGACGTCGTGAGACAGTCTCTGCCCATGGTCCTCGCCTTGCTCAAGATGGCGCTGGTCATCTGCATCCCGCTTGTGCTGGTCGTAGGCACCTACGATCTGAAGACGGTCGTTACCGTCAGCGTCGTGCAGTTCGCGCTCTTCTTCACGGACTTCTGGTTTCAGCTTGCGCGCTGGATCGATTCGACGATCCTGGATGCGCTCTATGGCTGGGGGTTCGGCTGGAATCGGCCGCACACCAACTTCGACCCGCTGGTGGGGCTGAACAACGCCTTCGGAGACATGCTCCTGATGTTTGTCACGGGCACGATGTTCATCGTACTGCCTACGTTCTGGATCATGGCCTTGGCTTGGGCGGGCGTTCGTGCCGGCAACGTGTTGCAAGGCCTCGCAGGAGCCACCGGAGATGCCAAGGCTGCTGGCGGAAGGGGAGGAAGCATTGCGATCAATGCAGTGTCGAAGAAGTGATCGCTGCTAGTCGTCCTCGACATGAGGATCAATGCGGAAACCGTCGTAGGTGTATAGGCCGAATCCTGCTGGTCCGTTTCGCCACTCTGGCTCGGGCAACTCCTCGCCCAAGTCGGTGTTGCGGGCCATCCAGGCAACCACCATGACGCACACCATCACCAGGGCCAGCCAGAAGGTGGTGTACAGCAGCACCCCGAGCGCAGCCAGCTTAACCATCCACACGAGCGCGGTGGCTCCAGCCGTCGGCATGCCCTTGGAAACCAACCAGTTCGACGCCCGCCGTTCACAGCGCGCGTAGGCACGCCATCCGCGGCCAAAGGCGCGGCCGAGGCGTTCTGCGGTGCTGGTGCGAGTCGTGGTGTTCATGGTCGTCTCCTACTGCTGAGGGATGCCTATTTCAGTTTGGTCCATTTCATTCTGTTTAGGGCTTCAATGTGTTCTCTTGCTGCTTCAGGACGCTTCGTCATCCGGTTCCAACGGGCCAGGGTCGGGCTCCACGCCGATGCGGTATGTAGCAACGAAACGCGGCCAGTCCACATGGTCAACGAGATCGATGTCCTCGATGACACTGACCTTCGCGCTGGCACGCTCGAACAGCGCGATGCTCTTGGCGGGATAGTTGTTGCGCGACGGATAGAGCACCCCGTCGAACAGCACCTGGCCGTCATCTCCAAGCATCGCATGCACCTGGGCCGACACCTGCTGCGTGTGCGTGTAGTCGCGGCTGGCCAACTGCTCCAGGTTCAGGCCGAAGTAGCCCGCCATGACGCCCGGCGCCGTGAGGTCGGCCAGAAGCACGTCGTCCATCACGCCCACTGCGCGCACCATCCGGCTCTGGACTTCTTTCAGCGCGATCGAGCGCTTCGTGTCCGCAAGCCACTGGTGCTTATGAAACACCGACTCCATCAGCGCCGTGGGCAGGTCGCGCCCCAGGTAGAGCACCCCGTAGGCCTGGGCCGGGTCATCGTAGCGATTGGTGCTGCTGCGGCCATAGTACAGCGGGCTGCCCCGATAGACGACGCGGCTCACATGCTGGAGCAGCTCACCGGCATCGATCAGGAACGAAGGCAGCTCGTGGCTCATGGCGATCTCGCTTCAATGCACCTGAACGCCCAGCACGTTGAACACGGCCTCGGCCACGTCGTCGATCGTGCCATGCGTCACCGCATCCACTGGCGAGCGGCCGCCCAAGCCTTCGAGCGGTTCGGACAGTGCGCGGTAGATCGTCCAAGGGTCGATGCCCTCGACCTCCTGAAGCACGGTTTGGGTCAACTGCTGCTTCACCGGGTCGAGCTGCCAGTCGGGCAGTTTCTGGCCTCGCGGCCCCACGTTCAGCGCCAGCAGCCGACGGGCGAGGATGTCCTTGTAGATCTGCTGGCGCGACTTGTCCGCCAGCTTGGCGTACTCCGCGGGCGGCAGGTTGTGCGGCTGGTTGAAGGTTTCCAGCAGCACGGCGCGGCCTCGCTGGACGTCGGTTTCAGTCGGCGCCCAGCGCGTCTCAGCGCGCAGCGCAGCCGTCTTACGCTTCAAGGCGTGCTCCACCGTTTCACCTTCGAGGTTGGCTGGCAGCTTTACCGCCTCCACGCGCTCGTGAATGAACGCCTGCAACTCGGCCGCGAAAGCCGGCGCATCCCGGATTTCGACGGTATCCGCGAAGCGGCGCACATCCTCCACGGTGACACGCGGCAGACGGTCGGCAATGAATTCAATGGCGGTGGGCATGGTCATCTCCCAGGTAGGTTTGAGACAGGACTTACTCTAGTCGCCTTTGTCGCATTTGTCAACTTTGACGCCTAGAGAGCAACCTACCTGGCGAAAACAGCGTCTCCGCAGCATAGGCCGAGGCCAGCGGCTGGTCGCCGCGCAATCCATTCGTGCGGGTTCCACATTGACGCTGGAACCGCAACCCAGGCCCCGCTATACCGAAACGGTTAAAGGCCAAAGGGCCGAAACGGCAAGGGAATGGGGTGCAAGGGGAAAGGCCCTACCTCGAAAAGGCAAAAAGGCCTCCCGGTCGGCCCGCCACAGGACACCCGCATGCTCTCCCTGTTCCAGCGAAAACGGCCCCCGGTCGCCGGCGCGCCACCGCCAGCACCCGCCACCGTCCTCCCGAAAGGGTTGATGCGGCCCGAGTCGGCCGCATCGCTGCTGGCCACCCCGCGCCGGCAGAAGCTGCTGGAGCACATTTGGCAGCGCACCTCGCTGTCGCGCAGGCAATTCGCCACGCTGTACCGAGCGCCCCTGGAACGCTACGCCGAGCTGGTCCAGGCCTTCCCGGCCTCCGAGGCGCATCACCATGCCTATCTGGGCGGCATGCTCGACCACGGCCTCGAAATCGTCGCCTACAGTCTGAAACTGCGGCAGTCCCATCTGCTGCCCATCGGCGCCAGCCCCGAAGACCAAGCGGCACAGTCCGAAGCCTGGACCGCCGCCGTCGCCTACGCCGCGCTGCTGCACGACATCGGCAAGATCGCCGTCGATCTGCACGTCGAGCTGGCCGACGGCAGCATCTGGCACCCTTGGCACGGCCCGCTGCGCCAGCCATACCGATTCCGCTACCGCGACGATCGCGAGTACCGCCTGCACAGCGCCGCGACAGGTTTGCTCTACCACCAACTGCTCGACCGTGAGGCCCTGGACTGGCTCAGCGGCTATCCGTCCCTGTGGGCACCACTGCTCTACGTCCTGGCCGGGCAGTACGAGCACGCCGGCGTACTGGGCGAACTTGTCGTGCAGGCAGACCGGGCCTCGGTGGCCCAGGAGCTGGGCGGCGATCCGGCCCGCGCCATGGCTGCGCCCAAGCACGCGCTGCAGCGCAAGCTGCTCGACGGGTTGCGCTACCTGCTCAAGGAACAGTTGAAACTGAACCAGCCGGAAGCCTCCGATGGCTGGCTCACCGACGATGCCCTGTGGCTGGTGAGCAAAACGGTCTCGGACAAACTGCGTGCGCACCTGCTGTCCCAAGGCGTCGATGGCATCCCTGCGAACAACACCGCGGTGTTCAACGTCCTCCAGGATCACGGCATGTTGCAGCCGGCGCCCGACGGCAAGGCTATTTGGCGCGCGACCATAACCAGTTCCACCGGCTGGTCCCACTCGTTCACCCTGTTGCGCCTCGCTCCTGCGCTGATCTGGGAATCTGGCGAGCGACCGACGCCTTTTGCAGGCACGGTAGCGATCGACGCGGCAGTCGCCGAAAACGACGCCGAGGCGCCGAAAATGCCGCCTGCGGCCATGGCGAAGGCAGCCCCGAACGGTCAGAAACTTCCATCTTGGGAAGGCAGTAGTACCGTCACCGCCTCACCGCCTAAGGCCCAGCCCGTGTCCGATGTCATGGAGGACATGCTGGCAATGGTGAGCACGAGCGGCTCGCCTGGTGCCGAGCAGGATGTGGAGCCGGTTGCACAGAGAAGCTACCCCGCAGACCCCAGCACTCCTATGCCAGCGACTGCCGCAGTGCTTCCTTCGCCACCACCATCTACTGCTAAACCACCCCTAACAGCAGCGCCCCCGTCAGGCGAACATTTCATGATGTGGCTGAAACAGGGAATTGCTTCGCGCCGGCTCATCATCAACGACGCAAAAGCGCTCGTGCATTCCGTGAATGACACGGCCTACTTGGTCAGCCCAGGTGTGTTCCAGCGCTACGTCCAGGAGCACCCTCATGTCGGCACGCTGGCACGGCAGGACAAGATGCCGGATTGGCAGTGGGTGCAGAAGCGCTTTGAGAAACTGGGGTTGCATCGAAAGCACGACAGCGGCTTGAACATCTGGATCTGTGAAGTCACCGGGCCGCGCAAGTCCCGGAAGCTGCATGGGTATTTGCTGATCGATGCGAATTGGTTGTTCGATGCAGTACCACCCAACAATCCTTATCTCAGAGTTACGCAAGAGATTTGAGCATGGAGTCCTACGTGGCGGTGAGATACGGTAGAGTTCGCCTTGGTAGGTTAGCGGCTAGCCAAGGTGTCCAGCACAAAGTCAGCGCGTTGCGCCACTCTGATCTTGGGCAACCGCGATACCGCATAGCCCAGCGCTGGATAGGTGCGCTGAAGCCGCTCGAATTCAGCCCGCGCTTCATCCATGCTGTGACGGCGTTCTTCGTCCTGCACATAGATTTCAGGC is from Stenotrophomonas bentonitica and encodes:
- a CDS encoding JAB domain-containing protein — protein: MSFAVNDSCLESLSAIAAQHEDWIIQQAIVLLERRVFKAGPCLSQPAAVRDYLRLKLVAEPNEIFAAVFLDSLHQVLAYEPLFRGTINATSVYPRVVVQRVLELNAAAVVFAHQHPSGVSEPSSADRMLTQQLQAALALIDVRVLDHIIVGQGAPFSFAESGLL
- a CDS encoding TIGR03757 family integrating conjugative element protein gives rise to the protein MPASSSRFASGWRTLGLAVALPASLAVFSPASFAADVVIITDSRHPVRTMGGEQLIELDEAPRIEAELSAALPADPGQATAIVKRRLSQGGADLQRRIATEYQGVADAWSLGITTIPAVVVDQRYVVYGEPDVARAIARIEQHRRAEP
- a CDS encoding TIGR03756 family integrating conjugative element protein; the protein is MRAAVTSVLLLSATGSYALNTATIVGSVASPDCLEYRVVGICYWLYCTWTGCTVRTSVKVRHYIPDAVVSSYSNTGENPWVEVRAMSTPNPSAQAGGDGTTNEDHENNLAKFKNADVIGHPGVEVFNQFVSSSGYFCEGAGTAFMPYLLSTLDTPAWRYNVPEMVYPEALIPGMREVGTRSTLNLWGNVYPRGGFLHQTDDHKAGAVVAQRAGDVVTRRGQIHVYQPLLANSRDGYWPAGALMEGDASTGKWQELTPVLSSSCTVFPRNGFLTQAQQGDYAWALWRPYACCERRGQVFLGSVDFY
- a CDS encoding integrating conjugative element protein; protein product: MKRPELMNPSAKVRRPLRPTALAGALALVCGLAWAQAGFQTSGPVIGDEVMYSIGGGSAVSMGRAAGMRSIGVGLGWNSNLICGDMSIQTTLRNQLNGITNGFQQIMSNVIQSATSAVASLPALIIQRADPGLYNLLTNGVLQARLDFDRSKLTCRAMAEKMAETAGGQLGWSQMAEGMALRDAVSSTDAVSAIEQAETRRGNDGVPWVGGSNAGGAGQSAIRVVGDVTRAGYNLVNGRSVTDTSSIAPASCASLSCQTWTSPQQATEWATRVLGEQVQRTCDSCTKTETVPGVGLTPLIQEEYETKLEALQELVSGTRNTTFENLHAAGSTSLPITRGVIEALRDEPDQDLLARRLASEVALSSVLEKALLLQRTLLTGKKEPNVAANQLAVEAVNHESDTLDQEIRNLKTELELRRELANNSPMAIIQRHGTRAAGSRGIYEGDPVPDRLDRLQRGNPGGTP
- a CDS encoding conjugal transfer protein TraG N-terminal domain-containing protein — translated: MTLFTTDYLEYYLTLVSWIVNNGIWAVLVSSGVFALPFVAIIVQEWLKARAEGADEGNKGVLSAARIENRVFVAIVVVMFAGIPFIDVDLNTIQYDSSRSAQCQVSVPQPTDTGWSQSFSTINNQSAKVPVWWAFMHALSRAVTSASVAAIPCGTDLRQMRMEIDATRIDDPVLAQEVADFSRDCYGPARAKLFMQRPQLDEQQMHDVTWIGSRFFTDTGGYYDTYRSSTPRDDWPYDSTRDAGLAQVGSGGGYPTCRQWWADGGNGLRARLLGQVDPNLLNRLAGWAGFLSRAEVDDSVIRAIASPRQQKLNQGSVYTDYGGQIDKTLPNIVTRATGDVGMAVGAIAAFPAMDVVRQSLPMVLALLKMALVICIPLVLVVGTYDLKTVVTVSVVQFALFFTDFWFQLARWIDSTILDALYGWGFGWNRPHTNFDPLVGLNNAFGDMLLMFVTGTMFIVLPTFWIMALAWAGVRAGNVLQGLAGATGDAKAAGGRGGSIAINAVSKK
- a CDS encoding DUF3742 family protein, with the translated sequence MNTTTRTSTAERLGRAFGRGWRAYARCERRASNWLVSKGMPTAGATALVWMVKLAALGVLLYTTFWLALVMVCVMVVAWMARNTDLGEELPEPEWRNGPAGFGLYTYDGFRIDPHVEDD
- a CDS encoding RES family NAD+ phosphorylase, producing the protein MSHELPSFLIDAGELLQHVSRVVYRGSPLYYGRSSTNRYDDPAQAYGVLYLGRDLPTALMESVFHKHQWLADTKRSIALKEVQSRMVRAVGVMDDVLLADLTAPGVMAGYFGLNLEQLASRDYTHTQQVSAQVHAMLGDDGQVLFDGVLYPSRNNYPAKSIALFERASAKVSVIEDIDLVDHVDWPRFVATYRIGVEPDPGPLEPDDEAS
- the mobH gene encoding MobH family relaxase yields the protein MLSLFQRKRPPVAGAPPPAPATVLPKGLMRPESAASLLATPRRQKLLEHIWQRTSLSRRQFATLYRAPLERYAELVQAFPASEAHHHAYLGGMLDHGLEIVAYSLKLRQSHLLPIGASPEDQAAQSEAWTAAVAYAALLHDIGKIAVDLHVELADGSIWHPWHGPLRQPYRFRYRDDREYRLHSAATGLLYHQLLDREALDWLSGYPSLWAPLLYVLAGQYEHAGVLGELVVQADRASVAQELGGDPARAMAAPKHALQRKLLDGLRYLLKEQLKLNQPEASDGWLTDDALWLVSKTVSDKLRAHLLSQGVDGIPANNTAVFNVLQDHGMLQPAPDGKAIWRATITSSTGWSHSFTLLRLAPALIWESGERPTPFAGTVAIDAAVAENDAEAPKMPPAAMAKAAPNGQKLPSWEGSSTVTASPPKAQPVSDVMEDMLAMVSTSGSPGAEQDVEPVAQRSYPADPSTPMPATAAVLPSPPPSTAKPPLTAAPPSGEHFMMWLKQGIASRRLIINDAKALVHSVNDTAYLVSPGVFQRYVQEHPHVGTLARQDKMPDWQWVQKRFEKLGLHRKHDSGLNIWICEVTGPRKSRKLHGYLLIDANWLFDAVPPNNPYLRVTQEI